One stretch of Candidatus Methylarchaceae archaeon HK02M2 DNA includes these proteins:
- a CDS encoding radical SAM protein has protein sequence MQLFDPIKLAEETEKIVVKNDLRKYYRIFRPGRWYGGIATSDCCGCCLRCIFCWSNKPRDHPENFGNFYSPEYIFKKLDACAKRFRYNQLRISGNEPTIGKDHLLKLLELINQTDYSFILETSGILIGNDIDYAKQLSGFRRLHVRVSIKGTNRKEFSILTGASPEAFDLQLNALKNLIEAKVRCHPAVMLSFSPKENYAKLIKRIKEIEKNLADSIEEEYVFLYPHVVERLKIAGIVPLIAYSPEGIPSKLI, from the coding sequence ATGCAACTCTTTGATCCAATAAAATTAGCTGAAGAGACTGAAAAGATCGTAGTAAAAAACGATCTTAGAAAATATTATCGAATTTTTAGACCTGGACGATGGTATGGAGGTATCGCAACATCTGACTGTTGTGGTTGCTGCTTAAGATGCATCTTTTGTTGGAGTAATAAACCAAGGGATCATCCAGAAAATTTTGGTAACTTTTACTCTCCAGAATACATATTTAAGAAGCTAGATGCTTGTGCTAAGAGGTTTAGATATAATCAATTGAGGATTAGTGGTAATGAGCCTACAATTGGTAAAGACCATCTTTTAAAGTTGCTTGAACTGATAAATCAGACAGATTATTCATTCATTTTAGAGACAAGTGGTATTCTTATCGGAAATGACATAGACTATGCAAAGCAACTTTCAGGGTTTAGGCGTCTCCATGTAAGGGTTTCGATAAAAGGGACGAATCGTAAAGAGTTCTCAATACTTACCGGTGCATCTCCTGAAGCATTTGATTTGCAGTTAAATGCATTAAAAAATCTTATCGAAGCTAAGGTAAGATGTCACCCTGCTGTTATGTTATCCTTTAGTCCAAAAGAGAATTATGCAAAGTTAATCAAAAGAATAAAGGAGATAGAGAAAAACCTAGCGGATAGTATTGAAGAAGAGTATGTCTTTCTTTATCCTCATGTAGTTGAAAGACTGAAAATAGCTGGAATTGTACCCCTTATAGCTTACTCGCCAGAAGGGATTCCTAGTAAACTAATTTGA